One Carassius gibelio isolate Cgi1373 ecotype wild population from Czech Republic chromosome A20, carGib1.2-hapl.c, whole genome shotgun sequence DNA segment encodes these proteins:
- the LOC127938281 gene encoding galectin-3 has protein sequence MSCPSSGQQGIYPPTPQQWPGQPCQPCWSCQPTQPNWPVNQPSTSVPATWPIQPTQPGWPNPPTTPTLQPNPPTQPTQPIQPFQPTQPFPPTQPTQPIQPTQPVQPNPPIQPNPPVQPSWPAQPPTPTGYLPSPAPPAWHGNPGQPGWPGQGPAGGAPQQWPPAPAIAPVTVPFNMNFPRGIYDKLMLTIRGQIKPDAKMFTINFLRGNDIALHINPRFSEGGKPVLVRNHKLGERWGKEERDLLSPFPFMPGHHFEMKILCTFTEFKVAVNNTPAFDFQHRIREVNQINRINILHDVTLTSVNVETLP, from the exons ATGAGTTGCCCGTCCTCCGGTCAGCAGGGCATTTACCCACCGACCCCTCAGCAATGGCCCGGTCAGCCCTGCCAACCCTGCTGGTCCTGCCAACCCACTCAGCCCAACTGGCCTGTTAACCAGCCCAGCACATCGGTTCCTGCCACCTGGCCGATCCAACCCACCCAACCAGGCTGGCCCAACCCTCCAACCACCCCAACACTCCAACCAAACCCACCAACCCAACCAACTCAACCAATTCAACCCTTCCAACCAACCCAACCCTTCCCACCAACTCAACCAACCCAACCGATTCAACCAACCCAACCAGTTCAACCCAACCCTCCAATCCAGCCGAATCCACCCGTTCAGCCGAGCTGGCCTGCTCAACCCCCCACCCCGACAGGTTACCTGCCCTCTCCAGCCCCCCCGGCGTGGCACGGTAATCCCGGTCAGCCTGGTTGGCCCGGTCAGGGACCCGCAGGAGGAGCGCCGCAGCAGTGGCCCCCGGCACCCGCCATCGCTCCTGTA ACGGTTCCATTCAACATGAATTTTCCCCGTGGCATCTACGACAAGCTGATGCTGACTATCAGAGGACAGATTAAACCCGACGCCAAGAT GTTCACGATCAACTTCCTGCGCGGTAACGACATCGCTCTTCACATCAACCCGCGCTTCAGTGAGGGCGGGAAACCGGTTCTGGTCCGCAACCACAAGCTGGGAGAGCGCTGGGGGAAAGAGGAGCGCGATCTTCTGTCTCCATTCCCCTTCATGCCCGGTCATCACTTTGAG ATGAAGATCCTCTGCACCTTCACGGAGTTCAAGGTGGCCGTCAACAACACGCCTGCGTTTGACTTCCAGCACCGCATCAGAGAGGTCAACCAGATCAACCGCATCAACATCCTGCATGACGTCACGCTCACTTCCGTCAACGTGGAGACGCTCCCGTGA